The genomic window TGATGCTGAACTGAAATATTGTTgaaaatgtattatgtatagaactagtatatattaatatatagtgAAACAGTACTGAAATGAACAAAAGTGTAAAACCTTTAGCTAGAGTTAGTAATGATACgttagaaatatttatatattatttactaaTCAAATTTGTGAGGTGCTGATTGTTTACTGTTGTTGTCATGGAGATCACAACTCCCCCATATCCTTTATATCATCATATACAACTATCGCACTGACCACTTGCAGGTCACTAAATTCAGCAATGACCAGTCCAGTGATTGATAAAGGCTGACTACACATATTTAGTTATCACTTTGTTACAGTTCTGTCATGAATTGTTCAGTCTTTTATAGAAAATTGTTAGATTATCATACGGTTGTTTAGTGATAACACAAGTCATAGTGTATACAAACTAACTCTGCATTCCAGTACAGTTGTAAGGCACAGTCTAAAGGAACTAATTCAAACATCATCACGAATCAGATGTGTGTGGTTGTATTGTTACAGAATTAGAAATATATCACCTAGTCATTTAACGCTAGTCATTTAATACCTTTTCCAAGTTCATGAAATATTGTTGTGTTATCATTGAGCACCATGTGTCGTCACTTTGCTCTCACCTGACTGGtaacaaattgatattttaaccAGATTTCTGTTGATATTAAATTAGAAATGAAATCTACATCACCATCAAAAGACTGTCAATATGTCCACTATGAAAACTCTAGTGTATAAGCATACAAAGCTTGCagtacattgttacattatattCATTAGAGTCGCTGACTGACCTGATTTGTCAGGTTGACTGTTTTTGACTTGCTAAGATCATGAAAAATACTGGAATACCATGATATTTTATTCCTTTTTGAACAGAAATGGTTACACTTAATTGCCAGGTGACCCTAATGCATTTTCACATTTGATTGGTGAATCAAAACCCAGTCACCTAGATAAAAGCCATTAAAAggtaaaattagacttgtaattccACTCATCTACGATACTCTATGATACAAATCATATTGCAGTGTATCATAGAGGAACAGAAATTTCCAATTCTAATTTGGAtagataatactgtatattCAATTTTACTTGGGACCCCCTGTAAACTTATGCAGCCTTGGTTTTGAAGGGTTACGATATTTTAACTCTAGAGGTTGGTGACACTTCTATTGGTGATTATATTGCAATATATAATGCCCTATAATGGCTATCAGTGATGAAAACTGATATCcttgtttgatttttttccccagtTTTCTGATGATGTTTCTATCGGTCCCGTtttgatataacttttaaaagacaaaataaatcAGAATTATCTTCTGTGTTATAAAATAAACTATTCCACTAATTAATCTATCACATTCATGATGCTGTAATATGTAGATACAATTAATGTGTATGTTGTGGCAGACTATTTACCTTAGTTTTGTATCCAAATTACGAGGTGAGAGGCTCCCAATAGCAGAAGATGCATGTGAGGTTGCGTTTTCATTGATAACCAATTAAGGCGGTGTTGCTAGATTATAAAACTAATCACTATTTCTataaattttcaacattaatCCTCCATGATAACTTATTAAAGCCACCGTGCTAGATTATAGACAAATCAATTTCGACAGTTAATCcctaggtatacatgtataattcaagtacatgttatattaattaAGCAAACAAGTGTTGCCTAAATCTGCAGTCGTAAGCTTCGGTCATTACAACACCAACTCTACGCAATGTGTCATTAACTGTCATCACATATGTCTCTTTCATACAGGGTGCTTTGTTATTACATCTCATCATCACGTGGCTCTTCTAacttatattacattgtactcGAGATGTTCTGATTCACAATATTTCATTGTACTCGAAATGTTCTGATTTgcaatattatattgtactcgGGATGTTCTGATGGTCTAAACAGGATAGGTTTCCAATTGCGATGTCATTATTGTATGAAATGTCATAATGTCTTACGCATACAAAAACCTCATTTGATTAGCACAAAAAGTCGATCTggtaatattaattttgttaatgtttctgtattttgaaattgatttaaatattaactCTGCGATGGCAATTTTTAAGGGGAAATTGGTAAATACATActgatatttgtattttttttaataatggtttgatattaaaaaaatcatacatttaTGAATTAGGTGATTCACTGACTAAATCTAATTTTGTCATCACTCTCAATATAGAGATAGTGACCAGTTCAAATATTTGTCTTCAAATTATATGTCATTGTCtttatgttttttaattattatcatacatgtaaattgtattCATCATAATAGCCACATTTAAGTTAGTTTTTAAACATACTACATTTGGCAAACCTGGTACTGAAATCTTTCTTCACACTTGCACTCAATGTACTTCCTACTTTAAGGTACTTTTGGATTTGGTTTCTAAAATGTGTTGATAGGGATATCACTGTAGTCACTAAGCATTATTATAACTTTCCTTTTGGTTAAAATCTGATAGATGAATCAAATGgtatctttatataaatatataaatatttatctaGAAAGATCTTGTTTTAGCTTTtgcatgttttgttttacatatatgtatttctaaatGAAAGCTTGTTGCAACTTAATTTGTTCAGCATTGGGACCTATATCACTCAGTattaatgttttgttgattCATTCGAAATTAATAGATTAAAAGTtaaattttgtatgtttttcaCATATTCTTTCCTTCATTATagaactatttttttttattcagctTCCATACAATGGTATAttgtcaaatgaaatatattgtgGGCAAAATGACAAGTATTAAACGAAGGAAACAGAAAATGTTTCAAAGGAATtcagtatatattgatttaGTTTTAAGATAATTCAATGAAAAAAACTATAAAATCAACATAATTTAAGCTCGGATTGCCTTTGAAATTTGACTGTTATACAATTTATGTACTGTTCAATGATCTTTACAGAAAAGGTATTTGCCAGCTCACTGTTTACATTTTCTTGGCAACCTGCCACTGGAGAAGTGTGTGGGGTCTATTTTAGTCTGGATTTATCTTAATGACTTTTATGTATCTTTTTAGATATTTCTTGTGATGATAAACAGCTACATGCCAGACttgttacatgtgtatttgGTGTTTTACTCCACAACActgttacaaaatattttggTGGGCACCAATACCTGTAAACCTTGTGTTTTAGCCTCATCAACATAAGAAAGTTTGTGGTGTGTTATTGTTTCACAATGGACCCATTAATGTATGATGGTAGTGGTTCCAATTGGAGGAGTTTTTATAGAGTTATCAAAGCTTGTATTATCAGTAGATAAAATCTCATCCTACCCTGTGATTAGTATTGCCAATTATTGCCATGGCATTTCTATTTTTCTGATGGTAATGAGACTGTTCTGTTTACTGATTTCAAACAGACATATGAAGAAACACTCATTTTCTCTTTGTAAActtcaataaaaaaatcactTCTCTGGCTATAAAACCTTTCACAGCTTTACTGCTGCCTAACCTAGCTTGCCTAACTCTTTGTAAGCTGTAATATGTAACCTTATTACCATCAGACATCCCAATTTTACATGAAATAAGTCTTTTACAGGCGTGCATTATGTAAAGTAAGATTCACAGCTTACAGCcaaacttttctttttttaactttaatttttaacaGTGATATTATCCTTTTCCATTTCTTCCAGCCATGTCTTCGTTAAAAGAATATATTCCATAAAAACCCTATTGGCAAACTTTTCCAAAATACATCTTCTCATATTACAAAATCAAAGCCCTGGAAGTTTTAAGCTGAAGATACCATGTTGAACAATTGTTTTCACCATTTACCTGTTCAGTTTTGAAAATGTAACTCAAGAGGAACTTAtagttttggtttttttttaattctgaactttcaatcatttgaaatatccttgcaattaagaaatatttataaagaacTTCCCTGATGTTTGGCAGTGATGGTGTACTACcctgttatatatttgatggCTATATGAGAATGTCAGGATAAGTTTTAACAGTGAAATGTTGAGTCAATACAACACATGTGGAAGAGATTAGCACACCAAACAGCCTCCTACTCTCTTCAATCTCTGTGCTTTATTTTCCTGATGATTGATATCATTGAAAACTTTTCAGTGCCTGTATGTCATGGGCTTGCATAGGGATTTTCACATTAAATTTGACCTAAAATAGCTTAGAAAACTGttctcaaggtcattcattatgACCTTTAGTGTCAATCTGTGTACAGGAAACAAAAATTACACCTAGCTGGCATATTTAAGATAAATCTATTATGctagttttgaaattttcttgaAATGGTATGAATATATCGGTATACATAAAGGTATACAAATAGAGATGTTCATTCTcatgttttagtttaatttAAAAGTTTAATTATGTTTCAATATTAGACTATAGTCATGACTACATGACTAAAGTTATAAATActtagaaaaaataaatcaagATATGATAAATATAGTATTTCCACATGATTCTTCAAATTGAATCAGTATTTATTGTAAAAATGGGCCTGTTAAAGGTGATGTTATCATTAATGGGAGAAATGGGAGTTTTGTGATTCTTTGGGAAAAAGAAATGGAATCAACACTTTATAATCTTTCTagtgataatttattttttaacgCAAAACTAATTTCATAACATTGTAATTCCCCAAGGTATGACTACATAGATATAGCTATAGAAAGTGTGATAACCAAGCCCTGTGTAAGGAGactacaaatgtatttgtacaGGTGAAGTTTCACAAACTCCTGCATACACACTTTCCTAAaattttacttacaaaatctTTATGCAGTTGCACTAGATCTCTATGCAGTTGCACTATTAACTATTTTCTCCCAGCTCTCCTGTAATACTCACAGTACTGATCTACCTCCTGTGTTAGATAGATCAAACCATCCCTAATACAAAGTAGCTCCCCAGGTATCCTTTATCATTGATGTTTTAGTCAATAATAACTGATCTAGGGATCCGAACACGGGGTTTATCTTTGATTCTGGGTCGTTTTTTAACTTTTACCTACAATGTACCCTGTGTGCTTTATGTAGCTCAGTTTGGTATAATGCTGATCGTATGAATACAATCTACAATTGCATTGATATTGATGAAATGATTCTAAtaattgaaatgttaaaatcGTATAACAATGATCATGGCTAATGtcgtatgtatgatatatattaacatcGTGTTTGATATTGTGTCATTTTCACCTCACAGATTTCAGACAGACAATAAGACATAAACATCCAATACTAAAAGCTGTACACCTCCTTATCTCCTCAACTGTTATTTTCAAAGAATCAATGCCttcaaaagatattttttaaaagtgatgttttataaggattttttcttataaaatataGAGCACTCTCCTAccaatttatcaatatatattagtATTACCTCCTTCCCCCTCCAGTCTCAATAGAGCCTTCATCCCCAACCAATTCTCAATAGAACCTCTCTTACCACCATATTTTTTAAAGAGCCTCCAATCCTATCTGGTTCTAGACAAATTTCCCTTCCTTTCCCCTTTTTTTAACCTACCTCCATACAACCCCACTTTCCCCCAATATGAGCCCGTCCCCTACCCCTTTCTCTTACATACTCCCTTCCCACCTCATTTTAATATTCTTGCTCACTCAGCAGACATTGTAAGAACAATATTGGTACTAACAtactgggcctcttgttatatcagtacctgtgtatatatacctggtcacTCTATTGTCTCATTGTAACGTAAACGAAAACGTATATTATGCTTCATGTATAGTAGGTCTGTATGCCTTCTTTCAATCAGCACTTCCaacttctctctctctctctctcttggGCGAGGAGTAAATGCCaaattacagtatgtactgtatgtaaataattattcatATATAGCTTGATAATCATATGTcgaaatataatcatatttatttgCAATATTTAAGCCAGTcatttttaatttgtataataatCGACCATTGTTGCtcattgttttacatttaatCTTGATTTTAATTGTTATGGTGATTATGCTGTTAAGTTATGTACTCTGCGCATCGAGTTTACGACGATATTTTCCTCGGGTCAGTCAGTGCTACGTGTATATACCGTTATATCGTGCTCCAAGTCGTAATCCCGAGTCAACTAGTTTACTCAAAAATAAAAGGTTATGCTTACGCGGTAACTTGTCTTGTCTTGTTTATCCCAAAGTTTTCCTTGAAATGGAAAACCCTATTGTATGAGTACAATATGAATTATTGTACGTTTAAGGTGTCCCATCACTTTTCTACAGCAGCAGGTCTTAGTAGAGACTTATATACTAgaatataggtctctgatctTAGTATGTTATTTTACTcttaattttatgttttctcCTTTTTTATTCATGCAGAGATAAATATTGATCGTGGGGACATTCTGGAACGTTCGAAAATTCTTTCTATTTATGCTGTAGTCAATTATTGGCACAGCAAGTATATCTGACAAGTGACTAAGAAGATCAGGCGATATGAATCTCGCAAAGTGGAATGTATTTTTATTCTTAAATGATAAATGAAGAAGAAACtggaaattataaaacaaaaatggtcAGTGACTGTGCCTTGTTTACTGGACACCCAATGGCAATCTGACGCTTATTCTTCAGTCAGCTGGCTGCTAAACTGGGGCAAATAAACTAACTGACATAACAGTATATTGATTTTTCAATTAAGTAAATTCAAATCCTATTGCAGTAATGTTTGTCCATATTAATGGAACATCGTGTTATCATTTTGCAGATGTTCTGTGCACATATTGACTTTTCAGTGTAATTTGTCAAAGTTCAGTTAACACACACATGCACACTTTAAACTATGAATCTAGCCGACCGTACGATTTTCATCCTAAAattcgtcagtaatgttagggaacAAACGCCTGGAAATTAAGTTTAGAGGCTAGGTAAACAAAAAATAGCTTTAAAAATGTTCAAAGACTAACCCCATAACTACAACCATGTACATACCTTTTCATTCAAATCCATTGTGATGACATGGGTATGGGGGTTATATCTAGCAAGACTACGAAGATCACTGATATTTACATGGAATGATTTTGTCAGTAATATAGTTTTATGCATTTTACTCTCAGAATATAATCCCTGcatctcaaaataaaattgtattcaaAACACAAATCATTTCATCACGCCGGCATAATCTACAAGTCTCCTTTAGACTACAATGTTTTAGGTAAGCCGATTACAGCAACCTGTTATATAATAACGTGCATGCAATACAGTACGTTATGGACATATGAAGGACAGTTTAGGTGACCTTAACATGTTATCAGAGAACTACAATAATGGCTTGATATTATTGCGTTATCGAATAATTTGATATAGTGTTTACAGATATATGTCAAAACACATTATATGAAAAAGATACACTAtaacagagacgtatatacctgttatacctgGGGAACACGTTATTACGGAAATTTAGCCGTTTATTAGCGTTATAACGGAGAAAAAGGCGTAATAACGCAAATCAGAACACGTTATAAcgcaaaaaaacaacaaaaaaacccgCAATAATGCAAATCAGAACACGTAATAAcgcaaaaaaaaacacaataacGCAAATCAAAACTCGTAATAATGCGAggaaaacacgtaataacgaaaatcgaaacacgtaataacgcgaaaaaacaCGTAATAATGCAAATCGTAACACGAAATAACGCTAAAAACACAAAACGCGAAAAAACACGTAATaatgtaaatcaaaacacgtaataatgtaaatcaaaacacgttaTATCGCGAAAAAACACGTTATTACGTTATCATGTATACATTCTTCTCCGAAAGCCTATTTGTGTCAATCAGATAAAACAGATAGATTTAGCCACATGCCGATgaacagaaaattaaatgataaaCACATGCATGGTCATTTGTAGACTTGGTTATGTATACGGAAGCTATAAATATCAAACAGTCTAACTTAAGGGCTATTCGCACATATAAAGAGTTCATTTTATCTACATATGATCTTCTGAATGAGCTAGTATTGAATAAGCTGTGTTAGGATCttaaaaattaatgaattaGTTAATACTTTTGAAGATTGTAGGAAATGACAAGAGCCAAGATTCACATACCACGTATATATTTTAAGAGATAATGATGATAATGAAATCTATTGAAAAATAGAGAACTACTCTGTCgtctgtaaaaaaaaagtcatcCATGTACGTTTAGTACCCTCGGCAAATTTCAGGTTGATCCAAGGGTACCCCTCTCAAACTGAATAGCGTTCTGGACCTATCGATATCGTGTATATGCGCCAATGATATGCAGTGGTTGCACAGACGTTTTTGTGCATTGAAATGATCAGGTTATTGACCCTTCTCATTGGTATATGGTCCCTATTCCACATCTAGCACCAAAGTCAACCTATATCAACCTGAAGAGGGTACTACGCATACATGTATGAACTTTTCACAGACGACAGAATTGTTCCCTGTCTTTCAATTACACTACtattacattttataacatcttTTTATTTCCCATAAAGCGGAAAATTTATTATTGCGgatttctgtgtttttttatatatatattcacatgtACCATGATATCAGTATATTTCTACTGACTTAGAACAGAGCATAGGTATACTCGTTTTGTCCGGTCTGCAGAAGATCCATGCTCATTATTTGAGATGTGAGAGTTTGTTGGACCAAACACAGCTGATTGCGAGGTCCAATCGTCATCCCCGACGGGTAGAACTGGTGCAGAGCCGTCTCTTTGAGAGTCACACCCTGTCGCCCAACTAATACAAGTTTATTGGCTGCCATGTCCAGCACCAGAAGTTGACCATTTGGAGTAAAACATATATGATCCGGAATAAAATCATCTTGTGCATGTTTGTGACCAGGGAACTGGAATATCAACTTTAGATCTCGGTCAAAAAGTGTAACCTTCGAAGAGTTTTCCTTCTGATAGCCGTAACTTAATGCTACCTCTCCAGTGATTTGGTTCTCTCGAATAACCCAGGGATACACTACAGAGGCAAATCCATCGAGACAGCTTGTACGGTGCAGTATATTCCCGTCAACGTTATACTGCATTATCTCGTTTTTGACACCAATAAGAAATGCACCTTTCTTCTGTGCACATATACATAGGGGTAATGATTCAGTCGCGAATCGTACCGTATTCGTCTTCGAACCAATCTCAGTTATCGTTTGGTCTTCACAGCAAATCCAGGCGTTCCCAGTAAGTGGTGAAATGCAAGCATCCATTATATTAGACATTACTTTGATCTTTCTGTTTTTTTCTCCTGTCTCGTTTACAAAAACAAGTCGTCGATCAGCTTTGTAAGAGATAAGAAATTTTCTATTGTTGTACCAAAATGCTCGTACCCCTAACGAGGACTCCTCTTGAATATGTCCCAGTTTTTTCAAGTCCAGCTGAAAGTCATCGCCTGCTTGAGAACTACGTCGTTCAGATTTTATTGGCTTTGGCGCTTGTTGTTCAGATTTGTTCTTCTTTGAAGAATTTCTTAAAACGCGTCGTTCTGGTATAGTTTCTCGTGCAGAAATTAATTCTGCTGGTGGAGTCACCGGCAGAAGTTGTGAATTCGTTTCTGGTTGGGTAGTCCTTGGTGGCCTGGGTGGAGGGTCTAGTGAACTTTCCTTTCTCTTAATTTCATTCACTGCAAATTTCCCAAACATTTGTCCAATATCTTTCTCAACAAGCTCAGCAGATGTGAAGTTTCCCCTTCTAAATGAAGGACACCTCGGGAAAAGTGGTGGGATAGACAAGTCCCTGAAGTGACTGATGATTTCAGTGGAACTACCACCGTTGACAACTGATTCGGTTCTATCTCTTGTTATGGAATATAACTGGTTCCCAAGTTCGTGTAGCTTTGATTTATAGTCGGCTATGATAGCCTCATTATCCTGTATAAGATCCTGTATAGCAAGTAGTGCATTGTCAGCAATATCATCAACCACGGCTTTGAGCTTTGTTCTCCTTAGTTTCACCTCTACTAATAAGTTTTTCAAATTGTCTGTCGTCTGATCGTAATCAACTTTGATGTCTTCTAATCTCCTAGCAACTGTCTCCGCATCCGTTATTCGAGTGCGAACAAGCGCGGAGATTGGCCCACTTAAAGATTTTGCTGTTTCATGGACGCAATTAAGAACGTGCCCGCGGTGGACACTAGTTACACACTTACTACACGCAAACACGTCACCACAACCGGAACACACGAAAATGATTTCTTCTCCTGGATGGGATGGACACGAAACCATTTCCGGCGCTGAAGGTGTAGCCATCCCTAGAGCTACTGACGTCGTTGAATACtacaataaaaaatagataaatgtaaatGAGCAAATAAAAGTAACTTTGAACGAAAAAGACGAGAATATTGACGTGTAAACcgtaattcaaactcaaaatcgagAAAACGACAGCAAAATACACCCGAAATCTAGATACAGACTCTTTGAACGGTTTCTTCATATAACGATATTCTTATGTTGTCAACTTGTTTGCTGTCCTACAAAATTGTCTCCATATTGCCATGTATGTACCTGTAACGGATTGTTCTGCTTTGCTCGGTATCCGATAAGTGTCTCGGCAGGCCGAACTCTGATccccatatctatatatgacATCACTTACCTACAGAGATTGTTTTGATTAAGCTGCTATCATATTTGTATCACATGTAGATGTGTTCGCCGGCTGATAATACGATATTAGTCCACAAATCATCCCGTTCGCATTATTTACCTTGTGCATTATCAAGTCCCTCaaactttattatttttcttattgTTGTTCTTCTTTCCATTACAATTaagtttttttcataaaatataaaatgtcttGAATGCCTTTGATACAAGAAATTCCCGCAGATGAACTTCTACTTATCCGAAAGTTGTTTGTTCTATTGGGTAAAGAGAACCATTAAGTTCCAATAATTATTTTTACCATACCTCTTTACTGTATCTGTACTGAGTAAATTTTCCATTGAATTGTTcgtaaaaaaacacattttgtaatgtatatttCGAAATTATCATTGTTCGAATTTGAGTATTAGCACGCCATAACCAAAACGGTAAGGGTCGAATTTGGATCTTTCCTTTGCCTATCATAAAACCTAACGATGTTACTCTCCAGGGAATTATATTGtaattc from Pecten maximus chromosome 1, xPecMax1.1, whole genome shotgun sequence includes these protein-coding regions:
- the LOC117340240 gene encoding uncharacterized protein LOC117340240 is translated as MGIRVRPAETLIGYRAKQNNPLQYSTTSVALGMATPSAPEMVSCPSHPGEEIIFVCSGCGDVFACSKCVTSVHRGHVLNCVHETAKSLSGPISALVRTRITDAETVARRLEDIKVDYDQTTDNLKNLLVEVKLRRTKLKAVVDDIADNALLAIQDLIQDNEAIIADYKSKLHELGNQLYSITRDRTESVVNGGSSTEIISHFRDLSIPPLFPRCPSFRRGNFTSAELVEKDIGQMFGKFAVNEIKRKESSLDPPPRPPRTTQPETNSQLLPVTPPAELISARETIPERRVLRNSSKKNKSEQQAPKPIKSERRSSQAGDDFQLDLKKLGHIQEESSLGVRAFWYNNRKFLISYKADRRLVFVNETGEKNRKIKVMSNIMDACISPLTGNAWICCEDQTITEIGSKTNTVRFATESLPLCICAQKKGAFLIGVKNEIMQYNVDGNILHRTSCLDGFASVVYPWVIRENQITGEVALSYGYQKENSSKVTLFDRDLKLIFQFPGHKHAQDDFIPDHICFTPNGQLLVLDMAANKLVLVGRQGVTLKETALHQFYPSGMTIGPRNQLCLVQQTLTSQIMSMDLLQTGQNEYTYALF